TCCCGGTGCGGGGACTTTGGTTCGACACTCTTTATGGGAACCTCCTTAAAGTGGATGCCTATGGAAACATACTAGTTTGCGTTCATGgttttgaatttttgaaacagTAAGTCCTAGCACACAGCTTATTTGTAAACTGAggattatatacatataaacatGACATATAACATGACTCGATGTTGTCACAGacgttttatttttgatatttcatatatcttagcgtgttatgtacattttttgtatttttccatcttcaaatttcccataaagtgtataaaaatccacagtctagttatatgtaatttgaaaaagtagacgtaaattatttaatacatttttcctTGTATGTTTTAGCTCACAAGTATACGAACTTTAtccgaataaatttttacaattagaCGAGTCCAGGGTATACGTGCTCAATACATTGTTCAATCTTCCTGAGACATATTTATTAGCCTGTTTGATAGACTTCTTCACGAATTCACCGCAATACACGCGAGAAAAGACAGGGGTAAAAGAGGGAGAGCTTACAATGAGCTTTAAAAGCATATTCCAAGATGTACGAAACGCTGTAGATTGGATACACCTTCACGGTAATTTAAAAACGAAAACTATCGAGAATTTGGACGAATACGTGAAGAAAGACAAGAGATTGCCGATGTTTCTTAATAGAATCAGAGAAAGTggagcaaaaatatttcttttaacgaatagCGACTACGTTTTTACTGATAAAATTATGACTTATCTTTTCGATTTTCCACATGGTGCAAaggtatttaattttgattttaattcataaaagtctattttttaataggcataagttattttaaaaagttaattcTTTCAAAGCCTGACGAACCGCATAGAAATTGGAAAACGTATTTTGATACTATCGTAGTAGATGCTAGGAAACCATTATTTTTTGGCGAGGGTACCATTTTGCGGCAAGTAGATACCAAAACTGGAGCTTTGAAACTTGGAACGCACAAGGGCCCACTTCATACAggtatttgataaaatatgtttttataaaatatgaagaattatttttgtttaatatatattaaatcaacgctattaaattaatttatatatcctataaattaatatttcaatctgataaaaaaattataataaaacgttCTATGTAAAACAGGAGAAGTTTACTCAGGAGGTTCCTGTGACGTATTCACCGAATTGATAGGTGCAAAGGGTAAAGACGTATTATATGTTGGTGATCATATCTTCGGTGATATATTGAAGAGTAAAAAGATCAGAGGATGGCGAACATTTTTAATAGTGCCTGAACTGGTGCAAGAACTTCATGTTTGGACGGACAAATGTCAATTATTTGCCGAGTTACAGAATTTAGACGTTATGCTAGGAGAAATGTACAAGTAAGAAAAAATTACTGTAATTAagattataacaatttttatgaatcaTAATTTCATTCCTTTTTTCTGTACAGAAATTTAGATAGCAGCACAAAAGAGAAACCTGATATTTCCAAGTTGCGAGCATCTATAAGAGACGTCACGCACAAAATGGATTTATCTTATGGAATGATGGGTTCATTATTCCGCAGCGGAAGTAGGCAAACATTTTTCAGTAGTCAAGTAGTAAGGTATGCTGATCTTTATGCAGCTACCTTCTTAAACCTCATTTATTATCCATTTTCATACATGTTTCGAGCTCCTGCTATGTTGGTAAGTTAATTAAGaccttttatttattactgtaaaattttttaacttttatttgattgaatgtttctatttcatattattaagATGCCTCACGAGAGTACAGTTGCTCATGAACAGAGATTTGTTATGGAAACGCCAATGATTAGTCGATCTCGGACATTCAAACTTActgatgaagaagaagaagagaataaaCCTACTGTATGTGTTGAAAAGTTTGctttttactttaatattatttatatgtatatgcagaACACAATTTAAAGTGGTTATATTACTAATTATTAGAAAACTTTGTACGTGGATTGTCCGAATAATCAAATACCACACCCAAGGCCAGAAACTCCACGTAATGTGACGCATACCCACGATGAAGATTGTAGTGATGAAGACAGTGATTCTCAGAAACAAGCAAACCACATAAGATCGTGTACAAGGAATTCTAATTGTAAATGAATTACTTTCATTGACATTTCATTTGGTTACATTTTGTTCTTGCATTCTTTTTTGACCATTTACTAATATCACGGAAGGATTCAGTAGAATCTTgctatataaatatctatgtTTAAAAATCTTGATCAAATCtattgaaattaatcaataatATATCTCATTCCTTTGTTTGCAtgagaaaaattattgtaattgcATTAAGTTTCCATCACattcataaaatacatattcccgaatgattataatatataatattaatacatataaaaaggaaaggtaaaaaacgaagaatgttgatttttcattttataacacATTGTTCTGATTTGATAGTTTTGTAGCCCCAGTtctcataaaattataatgttcAAAATGTCTCCATAAGATagcattaaaaatttaatgtgCTGGCTAAAAACAGAGAATATTTACTCTGTATTGGAATGAAACATGGATAAAaatgatgaatattttattaattattcttttttatgatttttaattaaggtAAAAACTTAATTTTATGAACAATTCAGTTGAATTCATTCAACATTGTTTCTTCTCTAGTggactaaaatattaaaacttaattttttcaataaagttATCTTGTGACATTCCTCGTTTCTTACCCTTATCATTATGGAaactaaatttttttattatcacacAAAATACGAGTCGagaagttacaaaatataaattattatagatatCAGTGTAAATTAgtttacacatatatattttttcgttgatttaattcaatatttatttaaatatatgtaaaatagtaCAAGGTATAACAAAAAGATTTAGGTACTCGTATACAAGTTCATAAGTTAGTACAGTTGAACCTCGTTTGTTCGAACATGTCGGAGGACATAACAGTTCAGATAACCAAACAGTTCCAATAATAGACGTTCACAcgtatattcgttataagaataagtgtttatatgtattatgaaATTACGCTCGACCGTAGTTCGGATAATTGGGGTTCAGCATTAACTTCTTTGGATGAACGAAGTTTTactgtatattgtatattggaCTAGAACCTAtccaaatataatatagttattcatctatttatattaataacgtattttttataaagGACAATAGAATTGAtgttttattgattattaacAACAGAATAACGTTTTTTGATTGTATGTTATTTTCAACGTAAATGATTCTCGCACAAGAAATTGGCGTTTATAGAGATATTAAATAGATACAATATTGAAGAAATATATCctaatattgaatttttctagTAATGTGTGTACTATATGTTTTATAAGTTCAATCTTacacaatataattataaacccgttatgtattgtatataaatgttgtaattattgaaaatagtGTAAGTTTGAGTAGTAGGCTAGTCTTTTtacatgaaattttaattatacaaaaagaatgatatagtaaaatttaaagtaaaaaaattgaCTTGAACtgttattcattttttgttgtataaattgaatgcatataaaatgtgcttttatttttttgtctCTATATagatgtataactttattaccATCAAACGAAATTTAGAAGTACAAGATTACTAAACTGTTTTACAAAAGATAAACCCCCATAttcattatatacatatatacgaatcgaagaacaatataatttgtacaactcataaatattataaactagAAACTTCAGTTTATGCTTTCATTTGCAAATTTCAATCAATGTAATTTATGGAATGctttgtattatgtataaaaatggAAGTTCTACTCTTTTCTCAATGAAATAGGATATATcaacaataataaaagaaataaaaattgtgcattaaaattatttaaatcttatGGCTAACTCAAAAATTTACTTTGTTGTCAATAATGTATGTggttgttaaaatattttactgcaataaaaataaatagttgtatttattatacaatatacacatatatgtatatatatacacattatTACCTGTGGTGCTAGATTTTTTCACAACAAGGTTTTGTTGTAAatgtaagtaaaaaataacaacAGTTATCTAAGTgtgtaaaagttaaaaaatatgtactaAGTCTTGTTATCATGCAATATAAGGATAAAACATGAGTTACGCGTcaatcaaaataaagatacaaTAACTgcaaatgttatatttatttgaacatGACTCCTGTTGTGTATAGAAATtatcgtatttttttaaacattattcGTAACAGATGATTTTATAagaaactttaattttgtttctcaCATTAGCAAATCTGCTAGATATTCTTCAAATTCCTCCTCTCTTGTTTTTTCTAGATTTTCAATTGGTTtttctttccaaattttaGATTCATCTTCATCTTTTTCTGTATCTTCAATCGGTTTCCCAACGTTACTTGTACCTTTATCCTcttcaattttaattgaaactttTGATGTACTAGGCATACTACTGGGTGTTTCATTATTTGTACCTAATCTCTTTAATGTTTTATGTTTCTTTGCTTCACGTTTTTGAGATCTATAATTCAACCTTATAGAACATTCAGGGCACAGTCCTTAAAGTGCATATCAATAATAAGCCTGTATTCCAAATGTAACAATTTAAACAAACTATAAAACGACTTACTTAATTTGACAAGAGCATTTTTCTTCTGACCATGCTCTATGTAACCAAAATTTACTTCCCAAGATTTAAGGccttccttttctttacattttttatttccacatTCAAACTGTCCCTTACCAACGATAACTTCCTTCTCTGTTCTCCATCTTAAGGCAACCTATTTAATATTGACCTCCAGGATTTAATTTCAGAATACTTCATTATATAttgaaatgtatattataatctaCCTTATTTTGTTTGTAATATGTTAAGTCAGCTATACAGTATTCTTTAAACAATTTGtcataatatttctttgcCAAACGAGCACCCCATGTTTCTGGTTCATTATCTTGACCCCACAGAAATCTATGGTTTTCtctaataacgtcatagtcAGTCTTATCTCGGGACCTCGAAACACAGGCCGAAACGTCAAGAACTGATTGTTTTAGAGTTTACAAagctttcatttttttttaattgtttatttctatgtaatgcacatttcttttaaatacccttctaatattaatatttataacatttggTAAAAATGCTTTTTTTACCAAACTttcatattttgaataaaCGTAAGTTAACTGTAACTTACTAATTATGAGACGccaatttaatatattaataatacaatatggtTATGATATCAAGTTATAACATATGAAaaccaattaaaaaatttaacataCGTATCCCGTTTCAAAGATGACACTGAACCTCCATACAATGTGAAATAATCATTTATGAGTTTTTTGTGTCTGTCATAAGCTGACAAATAGGCATAAGCTGGAAACATGTTTCTTCTTAGCACAGACTGGTTTTATTTCTAGTTCGATGTATAACGATGAAGTATTAGTTAAAATGTACACGACACTACACGAGACATATCAatcaaaaagaataataagaagaacaaatattatttcactaaacataaatatataattcacaTTCTCTTTTCAGAAAATACGTTGATATCAAAGATATTCGAAATTACTTAGATATATAGTACATACACATGTATTTCTTACACTGTTACGAAGTACTTTTAAAAATGGTGTCGCAGTAGAGACTAGCGCCATTACAACAGATTCAACAATGAGAAAAACagaaattctatatatttataaataaaaattcccagAAATTTGAACACTATTTTATTGTGcgttctatattattttaatacaattttgatttgttttgtattttaatattttacctaattgaacattaattaaagtaattcAATGTTACGAATTTACATCACTTTATTatcataacatttttttatcggCACGTTTTATCACTCTATATTGAGCAATGTATTGTGGATATTTTTCACTGcatattaaatacatttttcttaagTATAGTATTGCATttcttttataagaaaaagaaaataaaagtagaatatattgatatgtacatttttaaattaatgatgtttaaaattatcagtaaaaataatgtaattaatttttctgtaaaaaagATGAGATCAATTAGTAACTTTGTAAAAGTAGTTGAAGTTGGACCTCGAGATGGAttacaaaatgaaagaaatattatccCAACCAAAGTCAAAGTTGAGTTCATTAACAAACTATCAGAAAGTGGATTAAAGAATATAGAAGTTACCAGTTTTGTGTCTCCAAAATGGGTTCCCCAAATGGCAGATAATGCAGAGGTATACCAAAAGATTAATAAGAAACCAGACATTTCTTATCCAGCATTGGTACCAAACATAAAAGGCTTGAAAGCTGCATTGGAAGtaaatgtaaaagaaatagCTATCTTTTTGGCTGCATCTGAAACTTTTTCAAGGAAGAATATCAACTGTTCCATTGATGATAGTATGAAAAAAGCTAAGGCAGTTATTGAAGAAGCCttaaaatatgatattaaaGTCAGAGGATATATATCATGTATCATTGGTTGTCCTTACGAAGGTCAAATTCAAGCAACAGTTGTAGCCAATTTAGCTACATTCATGTTACAATGTGGATGCTATGAAATTTCTTTAGGAGATACTATTGGTGTAGGATCACCTaacaaaataaagaatgtATTACATGAATTGGGATATGTATCAAATGACATGCATGAATTTGCAATTCATTGTCATGATACTTACGGACAGGCGCTAGTAAACATTTATGCTAGCCTTGAACATGGAATAAGAATTTTTGACTCATCTGTAGCTGGTCTAGGAGGTTGTCCATATGCAGCTGGAGCCTCTGGAAATGTTGCTACGGAGGATTTACTCTATCTTTTACATGGACAAGGTTTAGAAACTGGAATAAATCTTaatgaaatagtaaaaataggAGAATTTATCAGTAGTCAGCTTCAAAGACAAAATCAATCCAAAGCAGGTATTGCGATTTTAgcaaaaaaatgttaaaactgtaactattttaataataccttgaaaaaaaaaaaaaatagtagaaTAACGAAAAATATGAATCCGTGAAAAGAAGTATGGATAGTAATGAAAGGATTCTATCTTatacttattaaattttaatgatcTTTTTTAATCTTGTATACACAATCCATAGAAATATGGCGCAACGATCGAACACACTACGATGTGTTACTTTCGTAACTAGCTATACGTTCTTTGTGATATTAAGAACATACATATAAagctaattttattaaaaaaaatacattataatacaTGACAACAGAATGACACACAGTATTTGATTCACGTTTTACGTAGAACCTATGTTACGAAATATTCGATAGTTCTTGTAATATAGCCTGTGTGTCTAACGTACTCAAATCTATCGATCCTCGAGTATCAATTACAACTCCAGTTACCTAAAAGATAATCATGTCATGACAAAAACATTTAgaatcataattttatttaattgagCATTACCATTTCCTCAAAGAATGCAACATGATTAGGTTTCTCAGAATATCTTTCATATTGATCTAAATTATCTTGCAATTTTAAGGTAAGACTatcataattttgtattatgatAGCTAAAATTTGTTGTTCTGTTGGAGTGGACAAACTTTCACTAGCTAACCACGCTGCTATTTTTGGTGGAAAATGATTTACTATATCTCTCATATTCACTAAACAATTTGTCAATTTTAATGCATGTTCTTTATACTCGTAAGATTCGCTTGTTGAATAACGGAGAGCTTGaacatataaataaagtatttatattattaactattatatgactaaaacaataaaaaaaagagtttaaattaaattaaaataatatgaaagatTTGTTTAATACATACCCATTGCATTcaaatttgtgaaaataagCCTCATTCgtattatttcgtaaaataattcgtCATAACTGCTAGGGGAGGATAAGAATGTATCTCCGTAcgtaataaacaaatttaagaTATTCACAacctaaaaaaattaaattcattttttaaatttatacttaatacgaaaattaaataaattattaatttacctGAATAGCTAATGGAAAGATattcattttcttaataaGGTGGCTTTCATGAGTTGTTAAAAATTTGAGTAAATTAATTAGTGCAGTCCAAAGATCTCTCCATTGATATCCAAGCCTAACTCTACATCTTTTTTGGTAACAAAGCAACCTCTGTAGAACTCCAATACATTGATGATAAAGTTCCAATGGAAATTTTTTCATCATATGAGATGTAACAAATTCGACAAGTAAATCTACAATATtgtgataattatttaaacgattCAAACTTTCGTACTAGATACATATGACAATTATAAATACCAAGTAAGGTAGCTGCTAATGGTTGTGCTGGTGCTGCTTTATCTTGTATCTTTCTATGATGCATCGGTACTCGATGGAGTTGTACTCTAAACGCCAAATTTGCATCATGCATTAAACTGTTTGCATATTGATCCTCGGCAATACAACTTAATATGAGGAagcacaatttaacgttattcaTTATTGCCTCTGTTCTGATCACCTGCATAACTATTGAACTGAAATAATTCAAGTTtcttacaataaaaaatacaacacATTTGCGcgtattattctttttacagCAATACTTTGCTTCTCACCAATACTGTAAGAATGTGGCCAGCAAATTAAATGGCTGAGCCATCACGTCAGATAGTTGTGTTCCGGGAGCTACCGCATTTGGTCCCAATGTATTATTTGGAGAAGGTGGTGCACTAGTATCACTTTGTGTATATGCCAAAGTTGTTACAAAATTACGATTTAAATGTGTTGCTTCATAAAGTGCTAATAACAATGCATTATTTGCACGGACTTGTTGCGTTttcgcttcttcttctccaACGAACATACTTCCGACTATACTAGTTAAGGAAGATAACCAGGATGcttgtatttctatataacataattcttattaatacatttatagtaaatgatttaaaaatataattatgaatgTTATATACCTGCTCTTTGTTGAACAAACTGTCTGCAAAAGTCCATCAATGAACTTGATATAACTTGCCCATAGCCATTAAGAGCTAATTCATCATCTAAAATTGATAACTTAACAATATAAGGATTTGCCCTTTCATGCTTTCTATAATTGACTAGAAGTGTTAAAAGCAACACTGCGTCATGTCCGTGACGGCTTCTAGCTGTTGTATCTCTTAAAagctatataaaaaaaaaatagaaaacattaATGCTTAATGGGAATCATTGTCAACAATTATAGCAGTCATACTAAAGTAACACCTACTTGAACCAGAGATTCAAAAACACTATTAAGCATAACATATTCCAACAAAGTGTTCTGACTAACATTGTCCATGCCAGTTACAATAATTAACAACAATTTCAAGCACAAAGCTTTTAAACTATCAGGGTATTCACCTAGAATCATGGAAAACTTTAATAATCGGTTTGTTTCTTTTGAAAAACTGtagattatttaaatgttaaatgtatatttgaaTCTTTGATTTCTTAACATAAATGAATTAGTAATTACCtattatgtattaaaatgCATATACCtgttaagaaattattacaatgtTGCATTAATGTTGTCATCCTCTGTTCTGCAGAATCAAATCCTACTAAGAtatctattaaattaaatccaCAATCACCTTGACTAGCTTTTTTATACATGGACTGAATAACAGCTGCTAAAGTTTGTAAAGCATATACAACTCTGAAAGGATGTTCATCAACTAATGTATCTACACAATGGCAGACTAAAGCATTTAAGTTTTCTCTGCTTGCATTTAACTGCTCTGCAGTCatatgtaaaatttcactttCAATATGTGGAACCTAAAAATAGAGGAAAGAACATATAttgttaaaacaattaaatactGAATGTGAATTTAACCACAAGGTACTTAATATAATGAttcatttgttttttctttgacAGAAAGGATTCATCAGAAAATTTGTTGTAAACAAGAAGTACTaaagattttcattttatttgatttactTAAAAACTTTTTTTCACTAAAAGAATGATATTCCAAACTTATGATTCCAGTATTTAAAAACTGACTCTTGTTTATATAAATGTGTCTTAATACATCATGTTTGGTaaatttgttacaaaattaatacaaGTGAGTGTAAAAGCAAGTTACAAATGTATATCTATAATTCAACAATAatgtttgtatttatttaatgttatagTCATTGCCAACATGGGAAGTAACTAAATATTATGGGAGAGTGTGtatatatcaattaaaatgtttaaaatatagaGTTCAAACAAGTGAAGCATGGTTTAATTTCAAATGCAAATTTATGCCAGGTAGTTTGCGTAAAGAAATAGAATGTGAAGATTATATTGAACCCAAAGGTACATGTTAAAAAtcagaaatacatattttatttttttcataaagtTATCGATTTATAAACAATAACTACAAATAAATATCTAGTTAGCAATATGTCTAAACGACAGAAAGAACAACCAAAAGTGTCATCTGAGACAGAATCGCACGATAAAGTTCAATATAATGCAAAGGATCATAAAAGCGTACCAACTTCACtcaagaaattaaaagataattacaTTATTGATGAATTAATAGATTcaaaaaagcagaaaaagcAAGGAAAGAAGGGATATcaagaaaataacaaatatcctATACATGAAGATTAtgtgacaaagaaagaaagaaaagtacaatttaattataatctttACTATTAAtgaattcttcttttaatgaaaaattttaattgcagGTAAAACGTGCTCAATGATTTTCATGGTAGATTAGAAGAATTCTTAGTTTGGAACCTCTGCGACATTCtctcaaaattacaaaaaagttTCAGAAAcgtttatcttttattaattgtatttgtatataatattaaataacgtttaatatttgaaaataatgaagGTACTGACCATAGGTTTAATTAAGAACAATTCATTCCAAAAATTTGGATGAGCTAGTGTTAAATCCTCTCCTTTGAAAAAGCTTTCATAAATAGGTACAAGTTTTCCTTTATGTTGGCGTTTGGAGCCAGAACCGCTCCGTTTTCTCATAGCCATTGCCATAAttgattattcaatttttatcatttcctttacctaaaaaaaatacattgatttcaataataattatatccaGAATGTATACAatcttacaaattttaaatacattgttttatacaataatatattgcCTTATTTAAAATTCGTAAATTCTTATCTTTTAATACACCTATACACCATACACCATACCTATAACCTCTATATAATCATTGAATTTTCAATGAtgttaaatgaataaataatactttGATAGATACAACATCTTtcagataaaaatgtttatgtaatCTCAcgttttaaaattgtaaaaatacataacaataaaaattttggaAAGAGGGACATCAAGTATTTACTTACTAATAAAGCAGATAACTTCTTGAtgtcatataaataatttctgtatTATTTGAAAAGGCAATACTAAAagtatgtttttttttatgtatgtttTAACTATTATTCTTGTTTATCTAATTTTTGAAGGGTTTCATTGAGACGAGACTCTAAGtactgaaaatgaaataatgacGCAAATAATTACGAAAACATCCAAGCACAAGAATGACAGGGAGCCATCatggaataaaaaattgatatatacATAACATACACATCATGAACATATGTCCATGATACACATTATACTTACTGTGTTATCTCTGTTTAAAACTTACATCTTAAAGATAAAATCAagttcatatatacataatgaTTTGCTTATATAAATCATTAACATATGGTTCCTTAACATACGATTAAATACGTAATCCATTATTACACACATATTGTGtcaactataaaatataaaaatttcgaacTATGATTTTACATTCGAGGATCTTAAATCATCTAAGAAATAGGTTCTTATTACTTTGAATttcattgttatattttatagtgatataataatatttatatattaaaaatattaataattctatataaataaataataaactaaaattatcttattttataatgaaataaaatattatataaatgtgataaaaatattaattattttagatcTTTGTCACCAGCGACAAGTGTTTATATCCAGTACTATCTTGAACCATTTAGGCAATATTCATCTTATAATGAACAgtatattaaacaaaatagaGTCAAATATAATTCTTATGCAAAATATGCAGGATATATTACTATTGCTACATCTATATTAGGTttacattattacatattttataaaaaagctCAAGCTTTGGATAAGAAATCTACTTTATGTGGAGAGTTTAGAGCAGATTTAAAGACATACAATCTAGAAGAAGTAGGCAAACatgataataaacaaaatcgGATTTGGGTAACATTTAAACAAGGAGTATATGACATAAcagattttattgaaaaacatCCAGGCGGTCcttctaaaataataatggCAGCTGGCAGTTCAATCGAACCGTTTTGGGTAATTTTTGCTAACCATAATACAGAAGAAATATATGAGCTCCTTGAATCAATGAGAATTGGAAACATATCTAAGGATGATGCAGCCTCTAATGCAATTAATGAAAATGACCCATATTCAAAAGAACCCATAAGGCACAAAGTTCTAAAGATAAATGGACAGAAACCCTTTTGTGCTGAACCACCACCTTCTTTATTGATAGAAAGTTTCATTACACCAAAgtaaatttgaatataatttttagaaattttatgtgtcaaaaaatttactttcaaaatattatttcattttaggGAAACATTTTATGTGAGAAATCATCTTCCTGTTCCTGAAATAGACTTGAAGACTTACAGTTTAGAATTAGCtatagaagaaataataaaaaagactctcaaatttgaagatataaagaaatatccCAAGTACACAATAACAAGCGCTATAATGTGTGGAGGAAATAGAAGATCAGAAATGGCACAAGTGAGTTGAC
This genomic stretch from Bombus fervidus isolate BK054 chromosome 9, iyBomFerv1, whole genome shotgun sequence harbors:
- the Nt5b gene encoding 5' nucleotidase B isoform X5, with translation MFLLHLNTKMILVEIKSGIDKLVKGCKVRLPDESNIFYEESFYRSVLGSSLNHGIEMTKNNCSEQDLDNYNESGLRTDKRELGHRIFVNRSLHLENIKFYGFDMDYTLAEYKSPQYEQLGFTLLKDRLVSLGYPQEIKAFEYDPSFPVRGLWFDTLYGNLLKVDAYGNILVCVHGFEFLKHSQVYELYPNKFLQLDESRVYVLNTLFNLPETYLLACLIDFFTNSPQYTREKTGVKEGELTMSFKSIFQDVRNAVDWIHLHGNLKTKTIENLDEYVKKDKRLPMFLNRIRESGAKIFLLTNSDYVFTDKIMTYLFDFPHGAKLILSKPDEPHRNWKTYFDTIVVDARKPLFFGEGTILRQVDTKTGALKLGTHKGPLHTGEVYSGGSCDVFTELIGAKGKDVLYVGDHIFGDILKSKKIRGWRTFLIVPELVQELHVWTDKCQLFAELQNLDVMLGEMYKNLDSSTKEKPDISKLRASIRDVTHKMDLSYGMMGSLFRSGSRQTFFSSQVVRYADLYAATFLNLIYYPFSYMFRAPAMLMPHESTVAHEQRFVMETPMISRSRTFKLTDEEEEENKPTKTLYVDCPNNQIPHPRPETPRNVTHTHDEDCSDEDSDSQKQANHIRSCTRNSNCK
- the Nt5b gene encoding 5' nucleotidase B isoform X1, which translates into the protein MCTADAWRIAKFTNYGILPRIMAFRRQRTDGLRTALRTNSFAAFTGQSDSHTTYNSTIRQLIMELENCNSHGDHVPTTPQHENDPSGNKKWYRQASQRIFVNRSLHLENIKFYGFDMDYTLAEYKSPQYEQLGFTLLKDRLVSLGYPQEIKAFEYDPSFPVRGLWFDTLYGNLLKVDAYGNILVCVHGFEFLKHSQVYELYPNKFLQLDESRVYVLNTLFNLPETYLLACLIDFFTNSPQYTREKTGVKEGELTMSFKSIFQDVRNAVDWIHLHGNLKTKTIENLDEYVKKDKRLPMFLNRIRESGAKIFLLTNSDYVFTDKIMTYLFDFPHGAKLILSKPDEPHRNWKTYFDTIVVDARKPLFFGEGTILRQVDTKTGALKLGTHKGPLHTGEVYSGGSCDVFTELIGAKGKDVLYVGDHIFGDILKSKKIRGWRTFLIVPELVQELHVWTDKCQLFAELQNLDVMLGEMYKNLDSSTKEKPDISKLRASIRDVTHKMDLSYGMMGSLFRSGSRQTFFSSQVVRYADLYAATFLNLIYYPFSYMFRAPAMLMPHESTVAHEQRFVMETPMISRSRTFKLTDEEEEENKPTKTLYVDCPNNQIPHPRPETPRNVTHTHDEDCSDEDSDSQKQANHIRSCTRNSNCK
- the Nt5b gene encoding 5' nucleotidase B isoform X2, with translation MCTADAWRIAKFTNYGILPRIMAFRRQRTDGLRTALRTNSFAAFTGQSDSHTTYNSTIRQLIMELENCNSHGDHVPTTPQHENDPSGNKKWYRQASQRIFVNRSLHLENIKFYGFDMDYTLAEYKSPQYEQLGFTLLKDRLVSLGYPQEIKAFEYDPSFPVRGLWFDTLYGNLLKVDAYGNILVCVHGFEFLKHSQVYELYPNKFLQLDESRVYVLNTLFNLPETYLLACLIDFFTNSPQYTREKTGVKEGELTMSFKSIFQDVRNAVDWIHLHGNLKTKTIENLDEYVKKDKRLPMFLNRIRESGAKIFLLTNSDYVFTDKIMTYLFDFPHGAKPDEPHRNWKTYFDTIVVDARKPLFFGEGTILRQVDTKTGALKLGTHKGPLHTGEVYSGGSCDVFTELIGAKGKDVLYVGDHIFGDILKSKKIRGWRTFLIVPELVQELHVWTDKCQLFAELQNLDVMLGEMYKNLDSSTKEKPDISKLRASIRDVTHKMDLSYGMMGSLFRSGSRQTFFSSQVVRYADLYAATFLNLIYYPFSYMFRAPAMLMPHESTVAHEQRFVMETPMISRSRTFKLTDEEEEENKPTKTLYVDCPNNQIPHPRPETPRNVTHTHDEDCSDEDSDSQKQANHIRSCTRNSNCK
- the Nt5b gene encoding 5' nucleotidase B isoform X11, which gives rise to MELENCNSHGDHVPTTPQHENDPSGNKKWYRQASQRIFVNRSLHLENIKFYGFDMDYTLAEYKSPQYEQLGFTLLKDRLVSLGYPQEIKAFEYDPSFPVRGLWFDTLYGNLLKVDAYGNILVCVHGFEFLKHSQVYELYPNKFLQLDESRVYVLNTLFNLPETYLLACLIDFFTNSPQYTREKTGVKEGELTMSFKSIFQDVRNAVDWIHLHGNLKTKTIENLDEYVKKDKRLPMFLNRIRESGAKIFLLTNSDYVFTDKIMTYLFDFPHGAKLILSKPDEPHRNWKTYFDTIVVDARKPLFFGEGTILRQVDTKTGALKLGTHKGPLHTGEVYSGGSCDVFTELIGAKGKDVLYVGDHIFGDILKSKKIRGWRTFLIVPELVQELHVWTDKCQLFAELQNLDVMLGEMYKNLDSSTKEKPDISKLRASIRDVTHKMDLSYGMMGSLFRSGSRQTFFSSQVVRYADLYAATFLNLIYYPFSYMFRAPAMLMPHESTVAHEQRFVMETPMISRSRTFKLTDEEEEENKPTKTLYVDCPNNQIPHPRPETPRNVTHTHDEDCSDEDSDSQKQANHIRSCTRNSNCK